One genomic segment of Chiloscyllium punctatum isolate Juve2018m chromosome 32, sChiPun1.3, whole genome shotgun sequence includes these proteins:
- the LOC140458115 gene encoding uncharacterized protein, producing the protein MAVFFPLCFTGSLLFRSIKDKNVTFVLDISGSMHSKLEAVKYYLIQALFTQASAMINSKFNIIAFAGKVAKYSDDLIDCKLQAVEKTIPWIKSLECQTGRDMQRALAVALDDPATDAVYLITDGIPDINPQEIYTMLTYAAKGRPVHTLYVMGRHSRSEAHEFLEKIAWQTDASFQTARLNRSDSTEQLIPVYQFNYSDPKMINSTEPNCCNMVATLSGDPYSPIGPLHVAVPFRPLLCSWSTLHPCDVKVITKGDLIDSYAGELIRGARVLARRESDGYYYLGRLAQEVKGFPSRFLVQFDKDKKTKRKAYCCMHETALYDIIHYEDARRHAIGPGCKVLAPWEIGMNCYGPGTVLQGREERGLNSDHVCREGLIVNFWNGRTEKVHPGIAVWIPVLQSQRIILELQMTTTAKQKLLETYPDYPQIVPPGYPGLQSSVEPMHHFRGLFDCQGIQSDCSQAVCWIPDNPPCSLSPDGISPVMSVASRSGLKDEKVPAIDLTRGNLNQKVTEQLAQHDLPVQSKSVMMKKKGLNVVFDGMGSKTSPGRTTDKTTLRCKSANLIDINWSKPTTGGRALNADCGLFNLHQGKKDKVKEKDIWTSGKRIPPVPLQKKSATA; encoded by the exons ATGGCAGTCTTTTTTCCTTTATGTTTCACCGGGAGCCTTCTTTTCAGGAGTATTAAAGACAAGAATGTAACCTTTGTTCTGGACATATCTGGAAGTATGCATTCCAAACTAGAAGCAGTGAAATACTACTTAATCCAGGCCCTGTTCACTCAGGCCTCTGCAATGATTAATAGCAAATTCAACATCATTGCATTCGCTGGCAAG GTTGCAAAATACAGTGACGATTTGATTGATTGCAAACTTCAGGCAGTAGAGAAAACTATCCCATGGATCAAATCTCTGGAGTGTCAAACTGGTAGAGACATGCAACGTGCTTTAGCTGTTGCATTAGATGATCCAGCCACAGACGCAGTTTACCTGATAACAGATGGGATACCTGACATCAACCCGCAAGAAATCTACACTATGTTGACGTATGCAGCAAAAGGTCGACCGGTACACACTCTGTATGTGATGGGACGTCACAGCAGATCTGAGGCTCACGAGTTCTTGGAAAAGATAGCATGGCAGACTGATGCTTCCTTTCAAACAGCAAGACTCAACAGAAGTGATTCAACAGAACAA CTTATCCCAGTCTACCAATTCAACTATTCCGACCCAAAGATGATAAACTCTACAGAACCAAATTGCTGCAACATGGTTGCTACATTGAGTGGAGATCCCTACAGCCCAATCGGGCCTTTACATGTGGCTGTGCCTTTCAG GCCTCTTCTATGTAGCTGGAGTACATTGCATCCTTGTGATGTGAAGGTTATAACAAAAGGAGATTTAATTGATTCCTATGCGGGAGAGCTGATAAGGGGAGCTCGTGTTTTGGCTCGAAGGGAAAGTGATGGATATTATTACCTGGGAAGACTTGCCCAAGAAGTTAAG GGATTTCCAAGTCGATTCTTGGTGCAGTTCGACAAAGATAAGAAAACAAAGCGAAAGGCCTACTGTTGCATGCATGAAACTGCCCTTTATGATATCATACACTATGAAGATGCTCGAAGACATGCCATTGGACCTGGATGCAAAGTCTTGGCACCATGGGAGATTGGCATGAACTGTTATGGCCCAGGAACAGTGTTACAAGGAAGGGAGGAACGGGGATTAAATTCAG ATCATGTATGCAGAGAAGGTTTAATAGTGAATTTCTGGAATGGCAGAACAGAGAAAGTTCATCCTGGAATAGCTGTATGGATCCCTGTGCTCCAGAGTCAGCGAATCATTTTGGAACTCCAGATGACCACCACAGCTAAACAGAAACTTCTAGAAACTTACCCTGATTATCCACAGATTGTGCCACCCGGGTACCCAGGATTACAGAGTAGTGTGGAGCCTATGCATCATTTCAGGGGCCTTTTTGATTGCCAAGGCATTCAATCTGATTGCAGTCAAGCAGTGTGCTGGATCCCTGATAACCCACCATGTTCATTGAGCCCTGATGGAATATCTCCTGTCATGTCTGTTGCCTCTAGAAGTGGACTCAAAGATGAAAAGGTCCCTGCGATTGACCTGACGAGAGGGAATCTGAATCAGAAAGTAACAGAACAACTCGCTCAACATGATCTACCTGTTCAGTCAAAATCAGTAATGATGAAAAAGAAAGGCTTAAATGTCGTATTTGATGGGATGGGAAGCAAGACTTCCCCTGGCAGGACCACTGACAAGACAACCTTAAGGTGCAAATCTGCTAACCTGATTGACATTAACTGGAGTAAGCCAACAACTGGAGGTAGAGCCTTAAATGCTGACTGTGGACTGTTTAATCTTCATCAAGGCAAAAAAGACAAAGTGAAAGAAAAGGATATATGGACATCTGGGAAAAGGATCCCCCCAGTTCCTCTTCAGAAGAAATCTG